The following nucleotide sequence is from Chloracidobacterium validum.
TCGCCGGCATCACCCAGATGTCGTACTGGACGCGGTTGGCGGCCTGGTCCGTAACGCCTTGCACGTAGGCGAGGTGTTTTCCGTCCGGTGACACCACGGCCGTGGCAATTCGGCGAAACTTCATTTGGTCATCGAAGGTCATCGGACGTGGCGCGGCAAGCGCCGCACTCCAAACGCAGAGCATCCACACCAACCCAGAGGTCACAACCCGCCGTAGCCTGAGCATCCAAAACTCCTATCTCGATGAAAGGTAAACACTAACCTTGCGCTCCAGAGTGTAGGCCGGCGACGCCAACCTTGTCATGACTTGTCATGGAGGACAGCGCCGTGGGTTTTGGATGAGGCGTTGAGTCCACCCTCATCCCAACTCGCCGCCGGGTGGGGACTGGGCTTCCTGTGAGGATAGGCGGCCGGAAGCGCGCCGAGGTTGTTTGGGCTGCCCCGATCCAACCCGGGCCGGCCTCGCATCAACCTGAGCGCTTTGCGCTGTCAACTACGGCATGCAGGCGACGCGCAAGCGTGGCAATATGGTGCCTGCCGCGCATCGGCGGCGTCTCTGGAAAGCCAGTTGGAAAGCGCCATTTGCTTCACGTCCCCAGTGCTTGGCCGGCGACAGCTTTTTGCATCCAGGCAAGTGAGACCATGCTTCGCATTTTTCTCTGGGTAGATACGAAACGCTACGAAATCGGCTCGCCGGCATTCTTTCACTGTTTCTTTTCGACGATTGCCTATCGCTTGGAACAGGATGCCTGGGGGAGCGTCTATCCGTGCATCATGCTGGAATTCTACAAAGGACGGCTTGACTACCCGAACGCCGCGCAGGCGCTCAGCGAACTCGACGCCATTCAGCTTGGCTTGGAAGTCCTGCCGCCGACTGACATCGTGTGGGATTACGACGATCTCAGCCGGCAGCCGCCGTGGGCCGACGGGGTGCTGGAGACGTTAAGCTGCGCGGCGGAATGTTTTTTCACGCCGAGCGAGGAGCATTTATTCACCGTCTTGCGCCAGGCCTTTACGCGAAGCGCCGAAGTTCGGCATGACGTGCGCATCCGCCGTATGGCATGACCCACGTTCTGATTCCATCCGTAGGCAAGAGATAGCACCACCATGGCTCAACGTTGGGCTGGATGCCAGGTACACATCTACCTGCCGGGCTGTTCCTGCTGATGCCGATGCTCGTTCCACAGAACGATATTTTATGCAGCCTGGCGTGCTTACCAGCAGCCTGGCTGGATGGCTCGCGCCGTTAGTACTGGAACGTTTTATCGAAGCCGTCAAACTGGAAGATGTTGTACTCCCAAGCACATTCGCACAGGGGCACTTCTTCGCCGCCTGTAATGAAGCCCACAAGCTTTTTCACTTGCTTTACCGGAGGGCATGGGTGGTAGAAGCCCACTTTGAGATAGACGCGCCCTTTTAGTCCCGACAGGTTGTTGCTGAAGTGTAAGACGGGTTTGTTGACGGCGCTGAAATTCATCAGCATGTCGTTCCTGACAAGTGGATTGACCTCGGACTGGAGAGTGACATAGGCAATTACGGCGTCCACCCCACCAGAGGCGTCGAAGCGGGTATTTAGAAAAGGGTTGATGGTGCCGCTAAGCTCGTTGTTGACCAAGTTGGCCTGGCCGTAGAGCTTGAAGCCGACGCTGCCACCCAAGGTGGCGGTAACGCGGACAGGCACAGGTCCGATGAAAAACCGCACGTCGGCCAAGGGCCAGGACAAACTCTGATAAATGTCGTAATTGAGAGCGATGGTTTTGGCACCTGGGGTTTCAGGCTCAAACTTGATTTCGTCGGCGGCTATGCCTAAGACAATGAGTTTGAGGCGTATGCCGTTGGGTTCGTTGTTGCCTGTAAGTCCGGTGCCTGTGCCCAAGATGGCGGAAAAGTCGCCGCGCAGCACTTCCAGTTCCTTACTGAGAGGTTCACTGCTGTTGACAATGCTCAAAAAGTTGTAGTACCGCAGCCCAAGCAAGGCATTGGCTGTGACTTTGTAGCCCAGGGTTGTGACCTTGTTCTTGCTTTGTTGCCAACTTCGAGTGCTTTGTAACCCATTCCCTCGAATAAACATGCTAAACGGCACCTTGTCGCCTTCGGGGAAAGCAAACTGGAACGTCGGCACAGAGTTTCTTTCCGTCAAGACCAAATTAAGTTCTTTGTCGACTGAGCCGTATGCCGCCAGCGCGTTGTTGCTTTGTGCCATTGGCGCTCCGTCAAGGCCATAGCACACCACACGGATGTAGTAGGGCTTTATCTGATTGACCGGTTCGGGCTCGATCGTGCTTAGGTCAACCTGAAAGTACTCGTACACCTTGCCCTTGTAGTCAAGCGGGGCGATACCCCGGACACTGGTTCCCCATTTCAATGGTGACTCCTGGCCGGAGCGCAGTACATCTTTGGGCTTGTAATTGATGGCGGTCTCGTCGAATGGTTTGTTGGACACTTGCCACTCCACCTTGCTGATCAGAGCCTCTACGCCTTTGGGTACCTCCAGCAGCAGGGGGAAAACCTTGCGCCCCTTAGAAGCCAACGACACCTTGACCCAGGTTACCGGAAACTCTACGGTGCCTTCGTCAGAACCGGTCTCGCCGATGTACAGGTTGGGCTGCCAGTTAGCAACAGCTAGCGTTTGCGTGTTGATGCCTCCCGACACATTGGGTAGGCTGGTGGTGGGCACTTGCCAGATGGTAGTGGCAGATTTTTGGTTGGCCTGGTACCGGCTCAACGAAATGGCCTTAAAGTTAGGCGGCAGGGCGGGGGAGGGTTGGTACAACGCAACATTGAAGTTGGGTTTCAGTCCTTCAAAGGCATTGGGCTGGCGCAGTGAGCGACCGCGCGCGGCCAGTGCTTGCTCCAGGGCATTCAGCTCGTCGAAGTATTGTTTCACCGTGGTGACGCGCCCTTTGCCGTCAGGTGTGGGCAGGGTGATCTGGGCATTGGGGTTGAGGGCCTTGCCCGTCGTGGGGTTTACCATCTGGAAAGGTTCGTACTTGACGGGAGCTCGCCTGTAGGAAGGTTCGTCCAACAGGTTTTGTGTCTGGGTCAACATTCGAGAGGTAGTCTTGAGCTCCGGAAACTCAATGATTTTCCGCCCAGGATTGCGGGGGTCATTGCGGATTTGGTACTGCCTTTGGGCGATCGATAGGGCAGGTGACAGGCACAGGCACAAGCACGGCACAACTGCCCGGAGAAACAGTTTGCTGGCAGGCTTCATAGGCATGGGCACGAAATAAATACATGTTGCGGTTACAAAGACAATTCTGAAGGTTTAAGAGATAAAGAGTCAACCCAATAAATAGCGCAATAACTGGTCACACTTGTTTCGCCGGATTGGGGCTTCAAGTGAGGTTCTGGGGCATGGAATGGCCGAGACCAGGCCAGACGGGCAACTGTTTTCTTGGTTTCAGAAGCTTGCAGAAAAGGAGAGAGGGTACGAAGGGACGCCATAGCCACCCTCGCAAGCACTTCCCATCAGGCAATGATGCACATAGCATGGCTGCCAACAGCAGGGCCTGGCATGTTCGTGCTGATGTCCTGCTTGATGAGGGGTTTACCTTAGATAACCGCCAACGGCAGTCCTAATATGTGAGTAGCCATGCGTCAATTGCGTGTTACACCAGATGACTTACGTACCATGAAAGCCGACGGTCAGCGCATCGTCGCCTTAACCGCCTACGACCGCCCGACGGCTGAAGTCTGCGAAGCAGCCGGCGTAGATGTCGTGCTCGTCGGCGACTCGCTCGGCAACGTCCTCCTTGGCTACGAAACGACCATTCCCGTCACGATGGAGGAAATGCTCCATCACGTCAAAGCCGTTGCGCGCAGTGTGCGGCGGGCGCTTGTCGTGGCGGACATGCCGTTTTTGTCCTACCAAGCTGACCTAACCGAAGCCCTGCGCAATGCTGGGCGTTTCCTCAAGGAAGGCGGCGCGCAGGCCGTCAAGCTGGAAGGGGGCGACCGCAGCGCCGAGACGGTCGAACGCCTGGTCACGGCCGGCATTCCCGTCATGGGACACCTGGGCTACACCCCTCAGTCGGCGCATGTTTTCGGCCGGAATGTCGTGCAGGGACGTGATTTCGACGCCGCCATGACGCTGGTCAACGAGGCCCTGGCGCTCGAAGAAGCCGGTTGCTTTGCCATCGTTCTCGAATGCGTTCCGCGGGAGGTCGCGCGCGCCCTGTCAGAACGGCTTACCATTCCGACGATCGGTATCGGCGCTGGCAACGGCTGTGATGGGCAAATTCTGGTCTTCCACGATGCCGTTGGTTGGGGGCCGGGCGCGGCGCTGAAGTTTGTCAAGCCATACGCCAATGTCGGTGACGTGCTGCGCCAGGCCGTGAGCGATTATGCCCGCGAGGTCCGCGAAGGGACGTTTCCGACCGCCGCACACGCCTTTTCAATGCCGGCGGAGGCGCTGGTGCTGTTCGAGCAAGAACTGGCTGAACTAGACGCCGGTTGCCATGAATGATTGGTCGAGCGGTTTGGTTTTTTGGAGAACACCTAACAACGTATGACGGTTATCAAGTTTGGAACGGATGGCTGGCGTGGGCGCATTGCCCGCGAGTTTACCTTTGCCAACCTCGACCGCGTTGCGCAGGCAACCGCCGAGCAATTTCTGGCCGAGGCTGATGGCACGAACCCGCTGGTGTACGTCGGTCATGACCGGCGTTTTCTCGGTGAAGACTTCGCGGCGCGCGTCGCCGAAATCATGGCCGGCAACGGCTTTCAGGTGCGTGTTTATGATCAGTTCGTGCCGACGCCGATGGTGTCTTACGACTGCTATGCCGAGCGCGCGCGTGGCGGCATCGTGATTACGGCCAGCCACAACCCACCCCAGTTTTCCGGCTTCAAAATCAAGCTGCCCTTTGGCGGTTCGGCCCCGCCGGAATACACCGTTCAGGTCGAAGCCCGCCTGGACGCCAACCAGCCCCGAGCAATGCCCCTGCGCGAAGCGCTGGCCGCAGGACAGGTGCAGTACGTGCCGCCATCGGAAACCTATCTGGCGCGCTTGGGCGAACTGGTTGACCTGGACCGCCTGCGCGCCTTCGATGGTGAAGTGCTCGTAGATTCAATGTACGGCGCTGGCGGACGCTACATCGAGCGGTTGCTTCAGGGCGGACGGCTGCGCGTCACGACGCTGCGGGCCGAACGCGATCCCTACTTTGGCGGCATTCACCCCGAACCGATGATGCCGCAGCTCCAACCCCTGTGCGATGCGGTCGCGCAGCGGGGCGCACTCCTGGGGCTGGCAACTGATGGCGATGCCGACCGCGTCGGCGCGGTGGATGACACCGGGGCGTACCTGAATACGCACCGCCTGCTGGCCATGCTGGCGCTGTACCTGATCCGCAAGCGCGGGCTGACCGGCGGCATCGCCCGAACGGTTTCCCAAAGCGTTGTTGTCAAACGTATTGCCGAACGGCACGGGCTGCCGACCTATGAGACGCCGGTTGGCTTCAAGCACATTGCGGCGCTGATGCGTACGCAGGACATTCTATGCGGTGGCGAAGAATCCAACGGACTGGGCTGCAAGCTGCACATTCCCGAACGGGATGGCATTTTCAGTGGCTTGCTCGTGTTGGAAGCCGTCCTGGCCTTTGGCAAAAAGCCCTCCGAACTAGTTGCCGACATCGCAGCCGAGTTTGGCCACTTTGCCTATGACCGGCGCGATCTGACGCTTGACCACATCGAGCAGGGCATTGCCTTCATCGAGCGCCTGACGGCCGATCCGCCGGCCAGGATTGCCGGAGATACGGTCTGCGCGGTTGGGACGCTCGACGGCGTGAAGTTGCACTTCGCCGACGAAAGCTGGCTGCTGTTTCGCGCCTCGGGCACCGAACCGCTGGTGCGTGTCTATAGCGAGGCCACGACGACCGAAAAAATGCAAGCTTTGCTCGACTTTGGCGAACAGCTCGTGCGCCAATCACTGTGAGGCTGGACGCGGCTCACGGCGGCCGCGCACCGGTCGCCCTGGAAAGCCTGGTTCAATGGATACGGCTTGGTTTGAGTGGGTAGCGCTCCTGCTGACCGGAGCGACCAGCCTGATTGTTTCTGGTCATGCGCTACTGTACAAGCGGGAAGCCCGTTCGGCGCTCCTGTGGCTTCTGGTGACTTGGTTTTTGCCGGTTCTCGGGCCGGTGCTCTACTTACTCATTGGGATCAACCGCTTGCAGCGCCGCGCCCAGCGACTGCGCGCTGCCGTAGCGCTGCCGACGCTGCCACCGGCGGCCGGCGAGGATCAAACCGAGGCGCTGGCCGATGATGACCTTGGCGGGCTGGCGCGGCTGGTTCGGGAAGTGACCGGGCAACCGCTACTGGCTGGAAACCACATCGAACCGCTGCTCAATGGCGAGCAGACGT
It contains:
- a CDS encoding Imm70 family immunity protein, whose product is MLRIFLWVDTKRYEIGSPAFFHCFFSTIAYRLEQDAWGSVYPCIMLEFYKGRLDYPNAAQALSELDAIQLGLEVLPPTDIVWDYDDLSRQPPWADGVLETLSCAAECFFTPSEEHLFTVLRQAFTRSAEVRHDVRIRRMA
- the panB gene encoding 3-methyl-2-oxobutanoate hydroxymethyltransferase, translated to MRQLRVTPDDLRTMKADGQRIVALTAYDRPTAEVCEAAGVDVVLVGDSLGNVLLGYETTIPVTMEEMLHHVKAVARSVRRALVVADMPFLSYQADLTEALRNAGRFLKEGGAQAVKLEGGDRSAETVERLVTAGIPVMGHLGYTPQSAHVFGRNVVQGRDFDAAMTLVNEALALEEAGCFAIVLECVPREVARALSERLTIPTIGIGAGNGCDGQILVFHDAVGWGPGAALKFVKPYANVGDVLRQAVSDYAREVREGTFPTAAHAFSMPAEALVLFEQELAELDAGCHE
- a CDS encoding phosphoglucomutase/phosphomannomutase family protein — encoded protein: MTVIKFGTDGWRGRIAREFTFANLDRVAQATAEQFLAEADGTNPLVYVGHDRRFLGEDFAARVAEIMAGNGFQVRVYDQFVPTPMVSYDCYAERARGGIVITASHNPPQFSGFKIKLPFGGSAPPEYTVQVEARLDANQPRAMPLREALAAGQVQYVPPSETYLARLGELVDLDRLRAFDGEVLVDSMYGAGGRYIERLLQGGRLRVTTLRAERDPYFGGIHPEPMMPQLQPLCDAVAQRGALLGLATDGDADRVGAVDDTGAYLNTHRLLAMLALYLIRKRGLTGGIARTVSQSVVVKRIAERHGLPTYETPVGFKHIAALMRTQDILCGGEESNGLGCKLHIPERDGIFSGLLVLEAVLAFGKKPSELVADIAAEFGHFAYDRRDLTLDHIEQGIAFIERLTADPPARIAGDTVCAVGTLDGVKLHFADESWLLFRASGTEPLVRVYSEATTTEKMQALLDFGEQLVRQSL